Proteins found in one Xenopus laevis strain J_2021 chromosome 1L, Xenopus_laevis_v10.1, whole genome shotgun sequence genomic segment:
- the znf532.L gene encoding zinc finger protein 532: MQGGVASAPTREHVRRDTTRMPVASSRRGRLYIKNKELHDNHHVIMGDMKTPDFDDLLAAFDIPDMVDPKAAIESGHDDQESSIKQNSQEEDDAHVPSSSDVGVSVIVKNVRTVDSEASEKDHHSAGNGLHNGFLTTSNLDRFNKEDHKPLKDNADTIMKASSFNQFSPISSAEEFDEDEKIEVVDPPDREALKSNFNSNILEDSNDEKMYEDGKMHTGDHFIKAGIDLPGSSEKNKSSKRDLEASSTNFSVYDTFKIQKLDEKLKESAQRLLLETKDNEKIDTEKSEANGGTISQLRANSSAKLSSCIAAIAALSAKKTVCDLKDLEPSSGGASPVLKEGDCSPTAADKSPDSQLTVQNLIDGTKKVQARQPDSPGSVSSETSSKGSPSSSGGSTPAIPKVRIKTIKTSSGEIKRMVTRVLPDFDGEELKKNLEPSSPVVVSSLLPSPSSTPVLASPTRASLQPIIGSPVATTDVTPKQVSIKPVATAFLPVSAVKTAGSQVINLKFGNNTTVKATVISAASVQSASNAIIKAANAIQQQTVVVPASSLANTKLVPKTVHFANLNLLPQGSQTSELRQVLAKPQQQIKQTLVAAAPTTPPKRVSRVQVVASSQSSVVEAFNKVLSSINPVPVYVPNLTPPANAGITLPTRGYKCLECGDAFALEKSLLQHYDRRSVRIEVTCNHCSKNLVFYNKCSLLSHARGHKEKGVVMQCSHLILKPVPTDQMIVSSQNNASTTPSATRQSAVAVVAHTVNKIQPGLQGPVISAPSSAPVTPAMPLDEDPANLCRHSLKCLECSEVFQDETALATHYQQASDATAQKTCSICMMMLPNPCSYNCHQRIHQHKSPYTCPECGAICRSVHFQTHVTKNCLHYTRRVGYRCMHCNVVYSELAALKCHIQGSHCEVFYKCPICPMAFKSAPSTHSHAYTQHPGVKIGEPKIIYKCSMCDTVFTLQPLLFRHFDQHLEHQKVSVFKCPDCSLLYAQKQLMMDHIKSMHGTLKSVEGPPKLGVNLPLSTKPTTQNSTSPSKEDPKQVSKMEKSEKKNISPNKNSDSVVVKKASNAGWTCWDCEQLFNQRDVYISHMRKEHGKQMKKHPCRQCDKSFSSSHSLCRHNRIKHKGIRKVYTCTHCPDSKRVFAKRILLEKHIQLMHGIKHLNVKETPEEPAAEPAEHKKGPKVPHVKRKLEEPEVDFRPPKGAIAQPLKKLKINVFKVHKCAVCGFTTENLLQFHEHIPQHKSNGSSYQCRECGLCYTSHVSLSRHLFIVHKLKEPQPSPKQNGSGKDSQQENKPSAEKEAADPIASGRTCKVCGKTFETDAVLNTHMRTHGMAFIKSKRMSSIEK; this comes from the exons AGTTGCATGACAACCACCACGTAATCATGGGAGATATGAAGACCCCAGACTTTGATGATCTCCTTGCAGCCTTTGACATCCCTGATATGGTTGATCCTAAAGCAGCTATTGAGTCTGGGCATGATGATCAGGAAAGTAGTATAAAGCAAAATTCTCAAGAAGAGGACGATGCCCATGTCCCGTCGTCCTCTGATGTTGGGGTAAGCgttattgttaaaaatgtaaggACTGTAGACTCAGAGGCCTCTGAAAAGGACCATCATTCTGCTGGCAATGGTTTACACAATGGGTTTCTCACAACATCAAATCTAGACAGGTTCAACAAGGAGGACCATAAACCTCTGAAAGATAATGCTGATACTATAATGAAGGCATCTTCCTTTAATCAGTTCAGTCCTATCTCTAGCGCTGAAGAGTTTGACGAGGATGAGAAAATTGAAGTGGTGGACCCACCTGATCGGGAAGCCTTAAAATCCAATTTCAACAGCAATATATTGGAAGATTCCAATGATGAGAAGATGTATGAAGATGGAAAGATGCATACAGGGGACCATTTCATCAAAGCTGGCATAGACCTCCCAGGCAGCTCAGAAAAGAATAAATCCAGTAAAAGAGATCTGGAAGCCAGTTCCACCAATTTTAGTGTATACGATACATTTAAAATCCAGAAACTAGATGAGAAACTTAAGGAAAGTGCCCAGAGGTTGCTGCTGGAAACAAAGGATAATGAAAAAATAGATACAGAAAAAAGTGAAGCCAATGGAGGGACTATCTCACAGCTAAGAGCAAATTCTTCTGCAAAACTGTCTTCTTGCATTGCTGCCATTGCAGCACTTAGTGCTAAGAAAACAGTGTGCGATCTAAAGGACCTAGAACCCAGTTCAGGAGGAGCATCTCCAGTGCTAAAAGAAGGTGACTGTAGCCCCACGGCTGCTGATAAATCTCCAGATTCCCAGTTAACAGTGCAGAACCTTATAGACGGTACAAAGAAGGTTCAAGCAAGGCAGCCAGACAGCCCAGGAAGTGTGTCAAGTGAAACTAGCAGCAAGGGTTCCCCTTCTTCGTCTGGTGGCTCAACTCCTGCCATTCCTAAAGTCAGAATTAAGACCATCAAGACATCTTCTGGTGAAATTAAGAGGATGGTTACGAGAGTGCTGCCTGACTTTGATggtgaagaattaaaaaaaaatttagaaccATCATCTCCTGTGGTAGTTTCATCACTCTTACCATCTCCTTCCTCTACTCCGGTTCTTGCCTCGCCAACTAGAGCGTCCTTGCAACCGATCATAGGCTCACCGGTGGCAACAACAGATGTCACCCCAAAGCAAGTGAGCATTAAACCCGTAGCCACTGCATTCCTGCCAGTATCAGCTGTCAAAACAGCAGGCTCACAAGTGATAAACCTAAAGTTTGGTAACAATACAACAGTGAAAGCCACTGTAATATCTGCTGCATCTGTTCAAAGTGCCAGCAATGCAATTATAAAAGCTGCAAATGCTATTCAACAGCAGACTGTGGTAGTTCCTGCGTCAAGTCTTGCCAACACAAAACTTGTGCCAAAGACAGTGCATTTTGCCAATCTCAACCTTTTGCCTCAAGGTTCTCAGACATCTGAGCTTCGCCAAGTGTTAGCTAAACCACAGCAGCAAATCAAACAGACTCTTGTTGCAGCAGCACCAACAACTCCACCCAAAAGGGTGTCTAGAGTCCAGGTGGTGGCATCTTCCCAGAGCTCTGTGGTGGAAGCCTTCAACAAAGTGTTGAGTAGTATTAACCCTGTCCCAGTGTATGTTCCAAACCTCACTCCACCAGCCAATGCTGGAATTACCTTGCCAACCCGGGGATACAAATGCCTAGAGTGTGGTGATGCTTTTGCACTTGAAAAGAGTCTTCTCCAGCATTATGACCGCAGGAGTGTGCGAATAGAAGTGACATGCAACCACTGCTCCAAAAACTTAGTTTTCTACAATAAATGCAGTCTTTTGTCCCATGCACGTGGCCACAAGGAAAAAGGAGTTGTGATGCAGTGCTCTCATTTAATCCTAAAACCTGTCCCTACAGACCAAATGATTGTTTCTTCTCAGAATAACGCTTCTACAACACCATCGGCTACTCGGCAGAGTGCAGTCGCTGTTGTGGCCCATACAGTAAACAAGATACAGCCTGGATTGCAAGGACCAGTAATATCTGCTCCAAGTAGCGCACCAGTTACTCCCGCTATGCCTTTAGATGAAGATCCAGCGAATCTGTGCCGACATAGCCTCAAATGCTTGGAATGCAGTGAAGTGTTTCAGGATGAAACAGCACTGGCCACACACTATCAGCAAGCTTCCGATGCCACTGCACAA AAAACGTGTAGTATCTGTATGATGATGCTTCCTAATCCGTGCAGTTATAACTGCCACCAAAGGATACACCAGCACAAATCACCTTACACTTGTCCCGAGTGTGGCGCAATATGCCGATCAGTCCATTTTCAGACTCACGTCACGAAGAACTGCCTGCACTATACACGCCGCGTCGGTTACAG GTGCATGCACTGCAATGTTGTGTATTCAGAGTTGGCTGCATTAAAATGCCATATTCAAGGGTCCCATTGTGAAGTCTTCTATAAATGTCCGATCTGTCCGATGGCATTCAAGTCTGCGCCCAGCACACATTCCCACGCCTACACCCAGCACCCCGGTGTGAAGATAGGAGAACCCAA AATTATCTACAAGTGTTCTATGTGTGACACAGTATTCACCCTGCAGCCTTTGCTGTTCCGCCATTTCGATCAGCATCTAGAACACCAGAAAGTTTCTGTATTCAAGTGTCCGGACTGTTCGCTGCTTTATGCACAGAAACAGTTGATGATGGACCACATTAAG TCTATGCATGGGACGCTGAAGAGTGTTGAAGGTCCTCCAAAGCTTGGTGTAAACTTGCCCCTGAGCACTAAGCCAACAACCCAGAATTCGACTAGTCCAAGCAAGGAAGATCCAAAACAAGTGAGCAAGATGGAgaaatcagagaaaaaaaacatctccCCCAATAAGAATTCTGACTCGGTAGTGGTCAAGAAAGCCTCAAATGCAGGCTGGACCTGCTGGGACTGTGAACAGCTGTTCAACCAGCGAGATGTCTATATATCACACATGCGGAAAGAACACGGGAAG CAAATGAAGAAGCACCCGTGCCGTCAGTGCGACAAGTCTTTCAGTTCTTCTCACAGTCTGTGTCGGCACAACCGTATCAAACACAAAGGCATCAGGAAAGTCTATACCTGCAC GCATTGCCCCGACTCAAAAAGGGTGTTTGCCAAACGGATTTTGTTAGAAAAGCATATCCAGCTAATGCATGGCATCAAGCACCTCAATGTTAAAGAAACCCCAGAGGAGCCGGCTGCAGAGCCTGCGGAGCACAAAAAGGGACCAAAG GTTCCCCATGTGAAGCGCAAGTTAGAAGAACCAGAGGTGGACTTCCGACCTCCCAAGGGAGCCATCGCTCAGCCTCTGAAGAAGTTAAAAATTAATGTCTTCAAAGTGCACAAATGTGCTGTCTGTGGTTTCACCACAGAAAACCTTCTCCAGTTCCACGAACACATACCCCAACACAAATCCAACGGCTCCTCGTACCAGTGCAGAGAATGCGGCCTTTGTTATACGTCGCACGTCTCGCTCTCCAGGCATCTCTTCATTGTTCATAAGTTAAAGGAGCCTCAACCTTCGCCGAAGCAAAATGGCTCTGGAAAGGACAGTCAGCAAGAGAACAAGCCAAGTGCAGAAAAAGAGGCAGCAGATCCCATCGCCTCTGGTAGAACATGTAAAGTCTGCGGGAAAACATTCGAAACTGACGCTGTCTTAAACACTCACATGAGGACTCACGGCATGGCTTTCATTAAGTCAAAAAGAATGAGCTCTATTGAGAAGTGA